A genomic region of Papaver somniferum cultivar HN1 chromosome 7, ASM357369v1, whole genome shotgun sequence contains the following coding sequences:
- the LOC113297612 gene encoding secretory carrier-associated membrane protein 4-like, translated as MNRRGDPNPFDQEEEVNPFANSAAPASKSRLASLVPEALGFGRKHDANVDIPLDAMNDSKDKERELASWEADLKRREQDIKRREDAVTRAGVPSDDRNWPPFFPVIHHDIANEIPIHAQRLQYLAFASWLGIVFCLAFNVIAVTVCWIRGGGVKIFFLAIIYALLGCPLSYVLWYRPLYRAMRTDSALKFSWFFLFYLMHIGFCIVAAIAPPIVFQGKSFTGILSAISVFSDHVLPGIFYLVGFVFFCLETLLSFWVLQKVYMYFRGNK; from the exons ATGAATCGCAGAGGTGATCCTAACCCTTTCGATCAAGAAGAAGAGGTCAATCCTTTTGCG AATTCTGCTGCACCTGCTTCAAAGTCACGTCTTGCATCATTGGTCCCTGAAGCACTAGGTTTTGGTCGAAAACATGATGCCAATGTGGATATACCACTGGATGCAATGAAT GATTCTAAGGATAAAGAAAGGGAGCTTGCATCTTGGGAAGCAGATTTGAAAAGGAGAGAACAG GATATCAAAAGAAGAGAAGATGCTGTTACCCGAG CTGGTGTCCCCTCAGATGATAGAAACTGGCCTCCATTTTTTCCAGTTATTCATCATGATATAGCTAATGAAATACCGATCCATGCTCAAAGGTTGCAGTATCTGGCTTTTGCAAGTTGGTTAG GTATAGTCTTTTGTCTTGCATTCAATGTTATTGCTGTGACTGTCTGCTGGATTAGAGGGGGAG GtgttaaaatatttttccttgcTATTATTTATGCACTTCTTGGATGCCCTCTTTCGTACGTGCTGTGGTACAGGCCACTCTATCGCGCGATGAG GACAGATAGTGCCCTGAAATTTAGTTGGTTTTTCCTGTTTTACCTG ATGCACATTGGTTTCTGCATTGTTGCTGCTATTGCCCCTCCGATTGTTTTCCAGGGGAAATCGTTTAC GGGTATTCTTTCTGCGATATCAGTCTTCTCTGACCATGTGCTGCCTGGG ATCTTCTATTTGgttgggtttgtttttttttgcttggAAACACTTCTAAGCTTTTGGGTACTTCAG AAAGTTTACATGTATTTCAGAGGTAATAAGTGA